Proteins encoded by one window of Panicum virgatum strain AP13 chromosome 7N, P.virgatum_v5, whole genome shotgun sequence:
- the LOC120683061 gene encoding uncharacterized protein LOC120683061: protein MLLQQTTSKVAGDAHLFPVSEYETPTLSASVATSSSKQHLTGICSQRLVSSCILLSLQMKSWSTAPSQQHLCLNIIVVDAFMVLTYCWVLCYKQLFTQRPNKKLSIAPIFGSYLFTIMLLQTVAGCDRLKQIILN from the exons ATGTTGCTGCAGCAGACGACCAGCAAG GTTGCAGGAGATGCTCACCTGTTCCCTGTGTCTGAATATGAAACTCCTACCCTGAGTGCTTCAGTTGCAACATCTTCCTCTAAGCAGCATCTCACAG GTATATGTTCGCAGCGGCTCGTTTCCAG TTGTATTCTTCTTAGCTTGCAAATGAAATCGTGGTCCACAGCTCCATCGCAACAGCATCTTT GCCTGAATATTATCGTAGTTGATGCCTTCATGGTGCTTACATATTGCTGGGTACTATGCTACAAGCAGCTCTTTACACAACGACCAAATAAGAAGCTTAGCATAGCACCAATTTTTGGGAGCTATTTATTTACAATTATGCTCCTACAAACAGTTGCAGGCTGTGACCGTTTAAAGCAGATTATTTTGAATTGA
- the LOC120683438 gene encoding xyloglucan endotransglucosylase/hydrolase protein 24-like, whose amino-acid sequence MAFSPRARVLAAALLLGLCCGIGAPAAAAAGRIDDGLEVTWGDGRGSVSPDGQVLTLSLDRTSGSGFRSRDTYLFARADVQIKLVPNNSAGTVTTFYFISEGPWDVHDEVDLEFLGNVSGQPYTLHTNVFAGGSGGKEQQFHLWFDPTADFHTYSIEWTQQHILVLVDGTPIREFKNHADRGVAYPSTQRMRLYGSLWDAEDWATQGGRVKTDWSQAPFAAQYRNFTAADASSSSASPAAAGGYGQEMDAAAQQAMKWARDNYMVYDYCADGKRFPQGVPPECSMP is encoded by the exons ATGGCTTTTAGCCCGAGGGCTCgcgtgctggcggcggcgctgctcctgggcctctgctgcggcatcggcgcgccggcggcggcggcggcggggaggatcGACGATGGCCTGGAGGTGACGTGGGGGGACGGGCGCGGGAGCGTGTCGCCGGACGGCCAGGTCCTGACGCTGTCGCTGGACCGCACCTCCGGCTCCGGGTTCCGCTCCAGGGACACCTACCTCTTCGCGCGCGCCGACGTGCAGATCAAGCTCGTCCCCAACAACTCCGCCGGCACCGTCACTACCTTCTAC TTCATCTCGGAGGGGCCGTGGGACGTCCACGACGAGGTGGACCTCGAGTTCCTGGGCAACGTGAGCGGGCAGCCCTACACGCTGCACACCAACGTgttcgccggcggcagcggcggcaaggAGCAGCAGTTCCACCTCTGGTTCGACCCCACCGCCGACTTCCACACCTACTCCATCGAGTGGACGCAGCAGCACATCCT CGTGCTGGTGGACGGGACGCCGATCCGGGAGTTCAAGAACCACGCGGACCGCGGCGTGGCGTACCCGTCGACGCAGCGGATGCGGCTGTACGGCTCGCTGTGGGACGCCGAGGACTGGGCCACGCAGGGCGGCCGCGTCAAGACGGACTGGTCGCAGGCCCCCTTCGCGGCGCAGTACCGCAACTTCACGGCCGCggacgcctcctcctcctcggcgtcgccggcggcggcgggcgggtacGGGCAGGAgatggacgcggcggcgcagcaggccaTGAAGTGGGCGCGGGACAACTACATGGTGTACGACTACTGCGCCGATGGCAAGCGGTTCCCGCAGGGCGTCCCGCCCGAGTGCTCCATGCCGTAG